CTCGAAGATCCGGCCGAGTGACCGCGCTCCGGTCCGCGGTGGGCGGAAGTCCACTTCGGACCGGAGTTCGTCAACAAGTCACCTGATCCGTGAAAAACCGCACTTCAGACCACTTGGGCTACGCAACCGACGCCGAGGTCGCGTAGCCTTTCCGTCCGTGCGCAACGTGGTGGTGATCGGTGGCGGAATCGTCGGCCTGGCCGTGGCCTGGGAGCTGTCGCAGCGGGGGCAGGACGTCACGGTGCTCGAGAAGGAGAGCCGCTGGGCGGCACACCAGACGGGGCACAACTCCAACGTGGTCCACGCCGGCCTCTACTACAAACCGGGCTCGTTCAAGGCGCGGATGTCCGTGGCCGGCAATCGGTCCATTGTGGACTTCGCCCGACAGTACGGCGTGCCTGTGGAGGTGTGCGGGAAGCTCGTGGTGGCCACGAGCGACGCGGAGCTGCCGGCCCTGAACATCCTCGCCGAGCGCGCCGAGGCCAACGGCGTGCCGGCCAAGAAGGTCACCCCCGCCGAGGCGCGCGAGTACGAGCCCGAGGTGGCGTGCGTCGGCGCGCTGCGCGTGGAGTCCACGGGCATCATCGACTTCCCGGCCGTCTGCGCCGCGCTCGTGCGCCTGCTCGACGAGGCCGACGCGGACCTGCGGCTCGACACCGAGGTCCTCGGCATCCGCCCCGGCGCCCACGGTGGTGTGGAAGTCGCCACCGGCACGGAGGTCATCCAGGCCGACGCGCTCGTGAACTGCGCCGGCCTGCAGTCCGACCGCGTGGCCGAGCTGGCCGGCGTCACCCCGAGCGCGCGCATCGTGCCCTTCCGCGGCGAGTACTACGAGCTCAAGCCCGAGCGCCGCCACCTCGTGCGCGGCCTCATCTACCCCGTGCCCGACCCGACGCTGCCGTTCCTCGGCGTGCACCTCACGCGGATGCTCGACGGCAGTGTGCACGCCGGCCCCAACGCCGTGCTCGCGCTGCGCCGCGAGGGCTACCGCTGGGCCGACGTTTCCGTGAAGGACCTCGCCGACGTCGCCCGCTTCCCCGGCGCGTGGCGGCTGGCGCGCAAGTACGCGTACCCGACGGGGCTGGAAGAAGTGCTGCGCTCGTTCTCGAAGAAGCGCTTCGCCGCGAGCCTCGCCCGGCTGGTGCCCGCCGTGGCGGACGACGACATCGTCCGCCACGGCTCCGGCGTGCGGGCCCAGGCGCTGCGTCCCGACGGCTCGCTCGTCG
The sequence above is a segment of the Amycolatopsis sp. 2-15 genome. Coding sequences within it:
- the lhgO gene encoding L-2-hydroxyglutarate oxidase, with the protein product MRNVVVIGGGIVGLAVAWELSQRGQDVTVLEKESRWAAHQTGHNSNVVHAGLYYKPGSFKARMSVAGNRSIVDFARQYGVPVEVCGKLVVATSDAELPALNILAERAEANGVPAKKVTPAEAREYEPEVACVGALRVESTGIIDFPAVCAALVRLLDEADADLRLDTEVLGIRPGAHGGVEVATGTEVIQADALVNCAGLQSDRVAELAGVTPSARIVPFRGEYYELKPERRHLVRGLIYPVPDPTLPFLGVHLTRMLDGSVHAGPNAVLALRREGYRWADVSVKDLADVARFPGAWRLARKYAYPTGLEEVLRSFSKKRFAASLARLVPAVADDDIVRHGSGVRAQALRPDGSLVDDFLIETARDQVHVLNAPSPAATSALEIAKHIADQVAA